The genomic segment TGGGAACTTCACCGAAAGTGGCTAATACTTCTTCATCAGCGCCACGAAGTACGTTAATAAAAAGCTTTCCTTCGTTCTTGAAGCGCTTGCCCCAGGACGTATAGGAGGTCACAATCAGATCCTTCGATGTCATGCGAACAGAATAGCACCGGCTTGAATAAGCCGGTGCTATTTGTTGCTGTGATTAGAGTATCGCTTTTGCGATCTAGCAGCCGATGAGGCGCTGAGCCAAGTAGCCCTGCAGCTCATCGAGTGAAACACGAACCTGCTCCATGGTGTCGCGCTCACGCACGGTTACAGCGTTATCCTCGAGAGAATCGAAGTCAACGGTGACACAGAACGGGGTGCCGATTTCGTCCTGACGACGGTAACGGCGACCAATTGCACCAGAGGTGTCGTAGTCAACGTTCCAGAATTCACGCAGCTCTGCAGCCAGCTTTTCCGCCAAAGGCGTCAAAGTATCCTTCTTGGATAGTGGCAAGACCGCAATCTTGACCGGCGCCAGGCGACGGTCAAGCTTTAGAACGACGCGCTTATCGACGCCACCCTTTGAGTTTGGTGCTTCGTCTTCGTAGTAAGCATCCATCAGGAACATCATCATTGCACGGCCAAGACCTGCAGCAGGCTCAATGACGAATGGAATCCAACGTTCGTTGGTCTCCTGGTCGAAGAAAGATAGGTCTTCTCCGGAGCCTTCAGAGTGCACGCGCAGATCGTAATCAGTACGGTTTGCAACGCCCTCAAGCTCGCCCCACTTGGTGTTGGCAAAGTTGAATGCATACTCAATATCAACAGTGCGCTTGGAGTAGTGAGACAGCTTCTCTTGTGGGTGTTCGTATAGGCGTAGATTCTCAGGCTTAATACCCAAGTTGATGTACCACTGGTGACGAGTATCAATCCAGTACTGGTGCCATTCTTCGTCCTCGCCAGGCTTGACGAAGAATTCCATCTCCATCTGCTCGAACTCACGAGTACGGAAGATGAAGTTACCTGGGGTGATCTCATTACGGAAAGACTTACCAATGTTGGCAATTCCGAATGGAGGCTTCATGCGTGAAGTGTTCATCACGTTCTTGAAGTTCACGAAAATACCTTGAGCGGTTTCAGGGCGCAGGTAGTGCAGACCCTCTTCATCATCCACAGGACCTAGGAAGGTCTTCAGCAAGCCAGAGAAAGCCTTTGGCTCAGTCCAGTTTCCTGGCTGTCCGGTCTCTGGATCCTTGATATCAGCCAGGCCGTTTACTGGTGGGTGGCCGTGCTTCTCTTCATAAGCTTCCAGCAGGTGGTCTGCACGGTATCGCTTATGGGTGTTTAGGGACTCAACCAGTGGGTCAGTGAAGACCTCAACGTGGCCGGAAGTAACCCATACCTGGCGAGGAAGGATAACTGAGGTGTCAACACCTACTACGTCTGGGCGGGAAGTAACCATTGAACGCCACCACTGACGCTTGATGTTTTCCTTCAGTTCTACGCCCAGTGGGCCGTAGTCCCATGCAGAGCGGGTACCGCCGTAGATCTCACCACAGGGGTACACCAGTCCACGTCGTTTACACAGGTTAACCACGGTGTCGATGATCGATTGCTGAGCCACGTCGGATGCTCTCCTCCACGTCGAATGAAAAAATAACTGTCCCCTTTAGGACATACCCAATCAATCCTAGCCCAACAAGACACCACCCCTCCCCTGACCCCCGATATTGCGAAGAGCCGGAATTCGATAAATATTTTCTCGTTTCCTCCAACAATGATTCCAAGACCAGGTAAAATAGCAAGCGTGCTAGATCCAATTCGGATCTAAATGGACGGAAGGATTTCTCCCGTGATTCACAACTCCAATCGGAATTTCATAGCCTCATTAGAAAATTCTGAATCCTCCGCTTCAACTACTCTGAATGATCTTGCTTCACCCAAGAACATCAAGGCTATGAGTTCACTCATCAGGGCACTCGATTCACCACTTCGAATCCAAATTATCCTCGCTTTGAATGAACGCCCACACTTTGTCCACGAGTTGGTCAAACTAGTTCAAAGTTCCCAACCACTCGTGAGTCAGCATCTGAAAGTTCTAAAATCTGCAGGCATCGTTGATGCACAACGGCAAGGTCGGCAAATGACTTATTCCCTTGCACAGGGCCGCGTCCTAGACATCCTCCTGCTAGCACTCGAAGCTAGCTCCAATACACCTGAGTAGACTGTCCATGTACGTTTTGTGTCGTTGAGGAGGATTATCGGTGGGTATTAATCGCATCAGCCAAGGCTCTGCCCCGAAGCTGGGAGTGCGAAGCACCAGACAGCGAAAAGCCGTAATCGATGTCTTGGAGGAAATCGATAACTTCGCCTCCGCCAAGGAGATCCATCTAGAGCTTTCCTCACGCGAACACAATGTCGGATTAACCACGGTCTACCGCACGCTTCAATCATTAGCCGATATCGGAGCCGTAGATGTGCTTACTGTCACTGGCGGAGAAACTCTGTACCGCCAATGCCACGCGGAAGGCCACCACCACCATTTGGTCTGCACGAACTGCGGACACACTGTAGAAATTGACGGTGGCCCTGTCGAAACATGGGCACAAGAAATTGCTACCAAAAACGGGTTTAGCCTGAGTAGCCACGAAGCTGAAATCTTTGGACTCTGCCCAGCTTGTAATCAAAAGCAGAGCTAACGCCACTAACACTAACTGCCGAACAGATATCTGTTCGGCAGTTTTTCGTTCTTATAAAATACCCCTTGTTTTCGAATGTTTGTTTGAGTATTCTGGGTGCTAACAACAACGATCAGGAGGGAGAAACACATGAGCGCACTCACCACACACGTAGCTACCGTCACTACCGCGCTGCATGCTATCTCCAACCATCTGGGCACGTTCATCACTGATGATGACACCACACCTGAGCAGTACGCCACCCTCGAAGATGATCTCATCAACCTCGAAAACGCCATCAACCACCACGCCACCATCGCAGCCCAAGCTGCTGCCCTGGCAGAGCGAACCAATGCCGCCCACACTATCGGTTCCACACACCTCATCGACTACCTCACCACCACCT from the Corynebacterium crudilactis genome contains:
- a CDS encoding glycine--tRNA ligase; amino-acid sequence: MAQQSIIDTVVNLCKRRGLVYPCGEIYGGTRSAWDYGPLGVELKENIKRQWWRSMVTSRPDVVGVDTSVILPRQVWVTSGHVEVFTDPLVESLNTHKRYRADHLLEAYEEKHGHPPVNGLADIKDPETGQPGNWTEPKAFSGLLKTFLGPVDDEEGLHYLRPETAQGIFVNFKNVMNTSRMKPPFGIANIGKSFRNEITPGNFIFRTREFEQMEMEFFVKPGEDEEWHQYWIDTRHQWYINLGIKPENLRLYEHPQEKLSHYSKRTVDIEYAFNFANTKWGELEGVANRTDYDLRVHSEGSGEDLSFFDQETNERWIPFVIEPAAGLGRAMMMFLMDAYYEDEAPNSKGGVDKRVVLKLDRRLAPVKIAVLPLSKKDTLTPLAEKLAAELREFWNVDYDTSGAIGRRYRRQDEIGTPFCVTVDFDSLEDNAVTVRERDTMEQVRVSLDELQGYLAQRLIGC
- a CDS encoding ArsR/SmtB family transcription factor, translated to MSSLIRALDSPLRIQIILALNERPHFVHELVKLVQSSQPLVSQHLKVLKSAGIVDAQRQGRQMTYSLAQGRVLDILLLALEASSNTPE
- a CDS encoding Fur family transcriptional regulator; translation: MGINRISQGSAPKLGVRSTRQRKAVIDVLEEIDNFASAKEIHLELSSREHNVGLTTVYRTLQSLADIGAVDVLTVTGGETLYRQCHAEGHHHHLVCTNCGHTVEIDGGPVETWAQEIATKNGFSLSSHEAEIFGLCPACNQKQS